Proteins from a genomic interval of Cuculus canorus isolate bCucCan1 chromosome 17, bCucCan1.pri, whole genome shotgun sequence:
- the LRRC75B gene encoding leucine-rich repeat-containing protein 75B: MGSRLSRQSSLEDEGAEEPRDCPLGSLLRPQGFPGALRKASPAPYVRRVGWLREIQATLRDRQRDRAVSILRLLRKDLGLEGTFLNEVLYKNATFLNLVDPISHDLLMSLARDLQCPKKEYDPWKSSDRICRQLIYHLTPHSKWHRHGMPRRKSQACLKASLQKKVSQDSMDLSGIPLTMRDVHRMAYYLQNNGDHLTSVDLSFTELNDDMVRLLLPFLWALPKLTHLSLNGNRLTRATMKELTDAMKDMNKFPCLAWVDLGNNVDVSSMPQPLLVGLRKRLSQQTTLPTIYEALDCDSEISSGHEGSQPEDEAAASTPPRAVSQQGCER; the protein is encoded by the exons ATGGGCTCGCGGCTGAGCCGGCAGAGCAGCCTGGAGGATGAGGGCGCCGAGGAGCCCCGCGACTGCCCACTCGGGTCGCTGCTGCGGCCGCAGGGGTTTCCCGGGGCGCTGCGCAAAGCCTCGCCCGCGCCCTACGTGCGGCGGGTGGGCTGGCTGCGGGAGATCCAGGCCACGCTGCGCGACCGGCAGCGCGACCGCGCCGTCAGCATCCTCCGCCTGCTGCGCAAG GACCTTGGACTGGAAGGAACATTCCTCAATGAAGTGCTCTACAAAAATGCGACGTTCCTCAACTTGGTGGATCCCATCTCCCATGACTTGCTGATGAGCCTCGCTAGAGATCTGCAGTGTCCCAAAAAG GAATATGATCCCTGGAAATCCTCAGACAGGATCTGCAGGCAGCTGATTTACCACTTGACCCCTCACTCGAAATGGCACCGGCACGGCATGCCCCGGAGGAAGTCCCAAGCGTG CTTGAAGGCCAGCCTGCAGAAGAAGGTGAGCCAGGACTCCATGGATTTGTCAGGGATCCCCCTGACCATGCGGGATGTCCACCGCATGGCCTACTACCTGCAGAACAATGGGGACCACCTTACCTCTGTGGACCTGAGCTTCACCGAGCTGAATGATGACATGGTGcgcctgctgctgcccttcctCTGGGCACTGCCCAAGCTCACTCACCTTTCCCTCAATGGTAACCGACTGACGCGGGCGACCATGAAGGAGCTGACTGACGCCATGAAGGACATGAACAAGTTCCCTTGCCTGGCCTGGGTTGATCTTGGCAACAATGTAGATGTCTCCTCCATGCCACAGCCGTTGCTCGTAGGCCTGCGCAAACGCCTCAGCCAGCAGACCACACTGCCTACCATCTATGAGGCGCTCGACTGCGACTCGGAGATCTCCAGCGGGCACGAGGGCAGCCAGCCAGAGGatgaagcagcagcaagcaCCCCGCCACgtgctgtttctcagcagggctgcgAGAGGTGA